Within Agarivorans litoreus, the genomic segment ATCAGCAACTAATCGCTGAGGAACAACGCCAGCCACAACCCGCTTAAACTAACGCTCGCGCAGCCTTGCTGCGCGAGTAAACAGTTTAGTGCTGATGACCACCAGCACCATGGGCGTGGCCATGAGAGATCTCTTCTTCACTGGCGGCTCGCACTTCAACCAGCTTAATAGCAAAGTCTAAATGCTTGCCTGCATAGGGATGGTTGGTGTCAATAGTTGCCATAAACTTGCCAACCTTAACTACCGTAACTTGACGTGGGCCTTGCTCTGTTTGCACCACTGCTGGCATACCCGCTTTCCAGTTTTTAGCACCCTGTAAGTGCTTAACAGAAATTCGCTCCACGGCTTCTTCGTTGCGCACTCCGTAGCCATTTTCTGGGGCTAAGCTCAAGGCCACTTCAGCACCAGCTTCTTTACCTTCTAAGCCCTCTTCAATGGCAGGAATCATTGACTTGTGCCCATGTAAATAAGCTACAGCTTCGCCGTTAGTGCTCTCTAATAGAGCACCATCGGTTTCATGTAAGGTATATTCAAAGCGAACCACTGTGTCTTTAGCAACTTTCATAACTATCTCTCAAAATAAACGTTGCCACACTACAACAAAACGCAGCCGCTTTGCCAAGTATTATCAGCAAACGTAGCCGCTACTTAGTTTACAGACCTAGACTTCAGTCTAAGCACTGCACAATACAACTCTCGGAGACAGTGGAAAATGCTCCCTTATTAACTTGCTGATTGTCTCCAAGCTTAGTGGAAACGTTTACATAGAAGTCCGATTTAGCCAGAGAATTTCTTCTATTGCGTCGTCTTCTTGTCGGTAATAATGACAACTCCATGTCTTTGGCTTGGTAATCTTGCATTGTGTGCTCCCTGCAACTGGTGTTTCTAGTTATTTTAGAGATGATAAACAAACAGCCTAGACGAAGTTTATTACATCTACACCTCGACCTTAGTCTTATATACTTTTTCTTGTAAAAGTTTTCTTGGGTTT encodes:
- a CDS encoding FKBP-type peptidyl-prolyl cis-trans isomerase, which gives rise to MKVAKDTVVRFEYTLHETDGALLESTNGEAVAYLHGHKSMIPAIEEGLEGKEAGAEVALSLAPENGYGVRNEEAVERISVKHLQGAKNWKAGMPAVVQTEQGPRQVTVVKVGKFMATIDTNHPYAGKHLDFAIKLVEVRAASEEEISHGHAHGAGGHQH